A genome region from Erigeron canadensis isolate Cc75 chromosome 3, C_canadensis_v1, whole genome shotgun sequence includes the following:
- the LOC122592934 gene encoding pathogen-associated molecular patterns-induced protein A70-like, whose amino-acid sequence MVDSESLLIVSMWTTMASWFTPTILFCVTNLIIGTLLIASNNNNGKSHDDQVQGDSSTRITRVSSFLNRARSINLSSYTTTSVADNLSSYVITSASHHEKVSHPPSPSKTPNYSSSSRLAQSIYVAQPSQLTRAPSLLERVKSIKLSSIYNDDTSHTESEQMSNSTSQLTRAPSFLDRVKSFKMSYPFQQVPPSIQPENVDTYPSDHITGDHPPVIRTKSEKPPRRRKLLVEIKKSRSEMKMADDDVDLRRPATTRESRNHVVDEEVDAKADDFISKFKQQLKLQRLESLVRYNQTLKSRQC is encoded by the coding sequence ATGGTAGATAGTGAATCCTTGTTGATTGTCTCCATGTGGACGACTATGGCTTCTTGGTTTACTCCTACTATCCTTTTTTGTGTCACTAATCTTATTATTGGCACCCTCCTTATAGCTTCAAACAACAATAATGGTAAAAGCCATgatgatcaagttcaaggagaTTCATCTACTCGAATTACTAGAGTATCTTCTTTCCTTAATCGAGCTAGATCCATTAATTTATCATCTTATACCACGACAAGTGTAGCAGATAACCTATCATCTTATGTTATCACGTCAGCATCACATCACGAAAAAGTATCCCATCCACCATCCCCATCCAAAACACCAAACTACTCTTCATCGAGTAGACTCGCGCAGTCCATTTATGTAGCTCAACCGAGTCAACTCACTCGTGCTCCATCACTATTGGAACGAGTCAAGTCTATTAAGTTGTCATCTATTTACAATGACGACACATCTCACACCGAGTCCGAACAAATGTCCAACTCAACGAGTCAACTCACCCGAGCTCCTTCGTTCTTAGACCGAgtcaaatcatttaaaatgtctTACCCTTTCCAACAAGTCCCTCCTTCTATTCAACCCGAAAATGTGGATACATATCCAAGTGATCACATTACGGGTGACCATCCACCTGTGATAAGGACCAAGTCCGAGAAGCCACCCCGGAGGCGGAAGTTATTAGTGGAAATAAAAAAGTCACGTAGCGAGATGAAAATGGCTGACGATGACGTTGACTTGAGACGACCAGCGACTACTAGAGAAAGCCGAAATCATGTGGTTGATGAAGAagttgatgcaaaagctgatgatTTCATTAGCAAATTTAAGCAACAACTTAAATTACAACGTCTTGAGTCACTTGTTAGGTACAACCAAACGTTGAAAAGTCGTCAATGTTAA
- the LOC122592948 gene encoding pathogen-associated molecular patterns-induced protein A70-like produces MEKVNESMISCSSSSSSLWSYIISWCTPIVLFGVANLIIATLFLASKTNTNKTATKQQYDENDHDYGYIHGASFTPIVARVSSIFERAKSIDLSSIIPKITTTTTTNNNDESSEPATYTSLSRLSQSIFSICEYDSQPDSPRYPSNKPKPNPPTSSILGRLKSIDFSSIYGVVDNTKKSSEDHKSDDSLSQLVRVPTFFDRIKSFRIVAPLMKTRSEVKKLCDPNDTGEEEVRLLQRPETARAKRNAADDAKAENFITKFREQLKLQRRDSFARYNDMLRN; encoded by the coding sequence ATGGAGAAAGTTAATGAATCTATGATAAgttgtagtagtagtagtagttctCTTTGGTCTTATATTATATCATGGTGTACGCCAATTGTTCTTTTTGGTGTTGCAAATCTTATAATAGCCACTCTTTTCTTGGCTTCAAAAACAAACACCAATAAAACCGCAACCAAACAACAATATGATGAAAATGACCATGACTATGGTTATATTCATGGCGCTTCATTTACACCAATTGTCGCTCGAGTATCATCGATATTCGAGCGAGCCAAGTCTATTGATTTATCTTCCATTATTCCCAAAatcaccaccacaaccaccaccaacaacaacGACGAGTCATCAGAACCCGCAACATACACTTCACTGAGTCGACTATCTCAGTCAATATTTTCCATTTGTGAGTACGACTCACAACCCGACTCACCACGTTACCCATCCAATAAACCCAAACCAAACCCACCGACTTCTTCGATACTGGGACGTTTAAAATCCATAGATTTCTCGTCCATTTATGGTGTCGTCGACAACACCAAAAAGTCGTCAGAAGATCATAAATCGGATGACTCGCTGAGTCAACTCGTCCGAGTTCCAACATTCTTCGACCGAATCAAGTCGTTTAGAATAGTGGCTCCGTTAATGAAAACACGAAGCGAGGTAAAAAAATTGTGCGATCCTAATGACACAGGCGAAGAAGAAGTTCGGTTGTTGCAACGGCCAGAGACGGCAAGGGCTAAGCGTAATGCGGCTGATGATGCAAAAGCAGAAAATTTCATTACTAAATTTAGGGAACAGCTCAAGTTGCAACGTCGTGATTCCTTTGCAAGATATAATGACATGTTGAGAAACtaa